The following nucleotide sequence is from Synechococcus sp. CBW1004.
GCTGGCTGAGGTCGGCGAGCTGCTGACAACCCCCGAGGGACGGAGCACCGCCCCGGAGCTGCAGAGCACCCTGCGTCGCCTGCTGCGCGAGCGTCGTGAGGTGACCACCCTCGCCCTGCTGCGCTCCCTGCCGGTCTCCCAGGTGCGGCTGCGCCTGGACAGCCTGCTCGACCTGGCGGAGCAGTGGCGACGGCAGATCAGACAGCAGAGCAACGCGCTGGCGGCCCTGCAGACCCTGGCGCTGCCGAAACGCAACGCCCGAGCGCTGCTGCCGGCCGAAACCCAGCTCAGTCCGCGGCGGGTGGAACTGACGGTGGCGCATCGGAGCGAACCCCTGCCGGTGGATCTCTGGCCGGGCCAGGGGCCGGAAGCCAGCCGTCTCCCCTGGCTGCTGGTGCTGCCGGGGCTCGGCGGCAATGCCGATCAGCTCGGCTGGTTCGCCGGTGCCCTGGCCCAGCGGGGCTGGTCGGTGGCGGTGCCCCAGCATCCCGGCAGCGACGGGCGCGCCCTGCGCGATGCCCTCGACGGACGCACGCCCCCGCCCGGGGCCGCGACCCTGGCAACCCGGCTGCGCGATGTCGCCGCGGTGCTGGCGGCCCGCAGGGATGGCCGGCTGCCCCTGAGCGGCGACGGAATGGTGCTGGTGGGGCACTCGCTCGGTGGGCTGACCGCCCTGCTGGCGGCCGGCGTCGAGCCGGAACCGGGGCTGGCCCGGCGCTGCAGCCAGGCGATCGAACGGCTGCCGATCGGCAATCCCTCCCGGCTGCTGCAGTGCGAACTCGTGACCACAGGGCTGCCACAGGCCCTGCCACGCCCGGCCGACCTTCGCGGCCTGGTGCTGTTCAACGGGTTCGGCAGTCTGCTCTGGCCCGATGGCGCCACCGCCTCCCTGCCGGTGCCGGTGCTGATGGTGGGCGGCAGCCTGGATCTGGTGACCCCGCCGCTGCAGGAACAGCTGCAGCTGTTCCTGCCCGCCGGCGATCCCCGCAGCCGGCTGGTGCTGGTGGAGGGGGGAAGCCACTTCTCACCGGTGCGCCTGGCGGAGCGCCAGGAGGCGGTGCTGCAACTCGGCCGCGAATGGGTGGGGGTGGATCCGGCGACGGTGCAGACCCTGCTTCTCGGGCTGGGCAGCGAATTTCTGCACAGCCTGAAGCTGCCGGTGCTTCTGCCGGCCCAGGTCCGACTGCAGCAGGGCGTGCGGGCCTATGTGCTCGATCCGGCGGCGGCGCGACGCTGGCGGAGGCGCCTGAAGTCCTGAGGTGTTCGACCAGGGCCCGTCGCCATCGTCCGTAGCCTGGATGGAGCTGAGGTCTGCCGCTGGGCAGCGGCCGGCATTGGCGGCATTCAGAAGCGGATGCGCGGATCGAGAAGCGCCACCAGCAGATCGACCGCCACGGTGACCAGCACCACCAGCGCCGCCACCACCACCACGATCCCCTGCACGAGCGGATAGTCGCGCTGGGCGATCGCCTCCTGCAACCGATAGGCGATGCCGGGCCAGGAGTAGGTGACCTCGATCAGGAGCGCGCCACCGATCAGGGAAGCCACGGTGATGCCGGTGATCGTCAGCACCGGCAGCAGGGCATTGGGCAGGGCGTGGCGCAGCACCACCCGCGTCTCGCTGAGGCCGCGGCTGCGGGCCGCCTCGACGTAGTCGGAGCCCAGGGCGCGGCGCAGGTTCAGACGCAGGGCGTTGGTGAAGATGCCGCTGAGCAGCAGCGCCAGGGTGGAGGCGGGCAGCACCAGATGGCGCAGGGCACCGCTGAACTGCTGCCAGTCGCCGCTGCGCAGGCTGTCGAGCAGATAGAAGCCGCTGCCGCTGGGGGGCACCAGCGTCGGCGGGAAGCGGCCACCCACCGGCAGCCAGCCCAGCCAGACGGCGAACACCAGCTGCACCACCATCGCCGCCCAGAATGGCGGCAGGGCGTAGGTGCCGATGCCATAGAGGCGGCCGGCCAGATCAAGCTTCCCCTCGGGCCGCGCGATGCCGCTGAAGCCCACCGCCAGGCCGAGCACCGCGGCCAGCAGCAGGGCCACCACCCCCAGCTCCAGGCTGGCGGGCAGGCTGTCCTGGATGATTCCGAGCACCGGCTGCTTGCTGGCCTGGGACAGGCCCAGATCGCCGCGCAGCAGATCGCCTAGGAAATGGCCGTACTGCACCGGCAACGGCTGATCGAGGCCCAGCTGGGCGCGCAGGGCGGCGCGGGCCGCGGCCGGGGCCTTGGGGCCGAGCAGCGCGTCGATCGGATCGCCGGGAGCCACCCGCAGCAGCAGGAACACCAGCGTGGCGATCAGCCACAGCATCAGCGGCGCCAGGGCGAGGCGGGCGGCGAGATAACGGAGCAGGTCGCTGCGGCGGCTCATCGGCGGCTCCCTCCGGAATGGGACTGGCTGTGCAGATCGGCGAGCACGAGCCAGCCGGCACCATCGAAGCGGGGCGGTGCGAGCGACGGCCGCGCCCACGCCACCGGCGCCATCAGCCAGACAGGCAGATAGGGGCTGGCGGCGGCGGTGCGCCGCTGGATCTGCCGCAGCAGCCCTTCGCGCTCCGGGCCCTCCAGGCTGCTGCTGCGGATCAGCAGCTGCTCCAGGCCGGGGGCGCTCCAGAAGCTGCCGCTCAGGGCAGCGTTGCCCTTGAGACAGCGGTCGCCCTCGGCCTTCTCACAGCCCAGCAGCGGCACCAGGAAGTTCTCGGCGTCGGGATAGTCGCCGCTCCAGTCGTAGAAGAACAGCGGCAGCGTTCCCTTGCCGAGCTGGTCGTAGGCGGTGGTGGATTCCATGCCGCTCACCTCCAGCTGCAGACAGTCACCCAGATCGCGGCGCACCTGCGCCTGCCAGGTGAGGGCGAACAGGCGGTCGCTGGGGATGTCGGAGCGGAAGGTGAGCGGCAGGTTCAACGGCTTGCCCTCGCAGTAGCCGGCCTGGCGGAACAGGGAGCGGGCGCGAGCCGGGTCGTAGGCGGGCCAGGCAGCCGGATCGGAGCCGGGCAGCCCCGGCGGCACCAGCTGGCGCAGCGGCGGGCGCACACCGAGGCTGACTCGCTCGCTGATCGTGCGGCGATCGAGGCTGTGGGCCAGGGCCAGACGCAGGCGGCGATCCTGCAGGGGCGGCTGGTCGCTGCGCAGCGACAGCAGGCCGATGTTCAGCGACGGGCCCACCGCCTCATGCAGACGGCCGGCGCGGGCCTCGCGGTGCAGGGCCTGCTGGTGGTCGATCTCAAGGCCGCTGGAGAGCAGCAGATCGATCTCGCCGCTGCGCAGGGCGCCGTACAAGGCGGTGGAATTGCTGAGGCTGACGATCACCAGCCCGCTGTTGCGCGGGCGGCGGCCCCAGTAGCCGCTCCAGGGCAGCAGGCGCAGCTGCTGGCCGCTGGTGGAAGCCAGCCGGTAGGGGCCTGTGCCCACGAAGCGCTCCGCCAGGGGCTTGCCCTGATGGGCGCGGTAGGCACTGGGCGAGACGGGGGTGAGAAAGATCGCGCTCAGCAGCCGCGGCAGCGGGCTGAACGGCTGCCTGAGCTCCAGCTCGATTTCGAGTGGCCCGGTGGCCCGCACGCGCTTCACCCGATCGCTGAGCTGATAGCCGAGGGTGCCGATCGCCATGAAGCGCTCCAGCGAGAACACCAGCGCCGCGGCATCGAACGGCGTGCCGTCGTGGAAGCGGACGCCCGCTCGCAGCGGGATGCGGGCCCGCAGGCCGTCAGCGCTCAGTTGCGGCAGAGCGGTGGCCAGGCGGGGCTCGAGGCGGCCCTCGCTGGAGATGGCATAGAGGGGATCACCCAGGGCGCTCAGCACCTGCAGCACACCCACCCGCGAGGCGGCAGCGGGATCGAGGGAGTCGATGCGGCTCTTGCCCGCCAGGATCAGCAGGCCGGCAGGGCGGCGGGGCTGGCAACCGGCCAGCAGCGGCAGCAGCAGCGCGGCAATCAGGGACGCAGCCGCGGCGATTCTGCGGCGGCTCGGGCGATGAGAGGGGGCCGGAGCAGGCAGCGACAGCGGCAAGGGGAGCGCCCGGAGCGCCCCCATTCAACCCGGCGACGGAGGCCGGTGCAGCACCTCAGTGGCGCTGGGCAGGGGGATGGGGGCGATGGCGGCGGTGGGCCTGCACGTGGTGGAGGGGCATCTCCAGCACGGGCGAGCCGTGGCGGGCCAGGGGCCAGCGGCGCAGCCAGCAGCGGTCACCGCGATCGTCGACGCCGATCACCTGATACAGCTGCTCG
It contains:
- a CDS encoding alpha/beta fold hydrolase, yielding MPASRPSFRHRPSRPLLGGACLGLGLLSSALLLLWTARPASAAELLVIQLEDLEIPVRLDQLEAWSRREPSLPPWDGARASGETPLPASATGPGPAHSLVSGTDSHAITTADQGPSASGFPIAGDARLTGESGTLNPDTAQTGSDLEVWLNLLEPQSRRGVARLLQAPLLREQSFGSQLLDSWAGGQMLAEVGELLTTPEGRSTAPELQSTLRRLLRERREVTTLALLRSLPVSQVRLRLDSLLDLAEQWRRQIRQQSNALAALQTLALPKRNARALLPAETQLSPRRVELTVAHRSEPLPVDLWPGQGPEASRLPWLLVLPGLGGNADQLGWFAGALAQRGWSVAVPQHPGSDGRALRDALDGRTPPPGAATLATRLRDVAAVLAARRDGRLPLSGDGMVLVGHSLGGLTALLAAGVEPEPGLARRCSQAIERLPIGNPSRLLQCELVTTGLPQALPRPADLRGLVLFNGFGSLLWPDGATASLPVPVLMVGGSLDLVTPPLQEQLQLFLPAGDPRSRLVLVEGGSHFSPVRLAERQEAVLQLGREWVGVDPATVQTLLLGLGSEFLHSLKLPVLLPAQVRLQQGVRAYVLDPAAARRWRRRLKS
- a CDS encoding ABC transporter permease, with amino-acid sequence MSRRSDLLRYLAARLALAPLMLWLIATLVFLLLRVAPGDPIDALLGPKAPAAARAALRAQLGLDQPLPVQYGHFLGDLLRGDLGLSQASKQPVLGIIQDSLPASLELGVVALLLAAVLGLAVGFSGIARPEGKLDLAGRLYGIGTYALPPFWAAMVVQLVFAVWLGWLPVGGRFPPTLVPPSGSGFYLLDSLRSGDWQQFSGALRHLVLPASTLALLLSGIFTNALRLNLRRALGSDYVEAARSRGLSETRVVLRHALPNALLPVLTITGITVASLIGGALLIEVTYSWPGIAYRLQEAIAQRDYPLVQGIVVVVAALVVLVTVAVDLLVALLDPRIRF
- a CDS encoding ABC transporter substrate-binding protein codes for the protein MPLSLPAPAPSHRPSRRRIAAAASLIAALLLPLLAGCQPRRPAGLLILAGKSRIDSLDPAAASRVGVLQVLSALGDPLYAISSEGRLEPRLATALPQLSADGLRARIPLRAGVRFHDGTPFDAAALVFSLERFMAIGTLGYQLSDRVKRVRATGPLEIELELRQPFSPLPRLLSAIFLTPVSPSAYRAHQGKPLAERFVGTGPYRLASTSGQQLRLLPWSGYWGRRPRNSGLVIVSLSNSTALYGALRSGEIDLLLSSGLEIDHQQALHREARAGRLHEAVGPSLNIGLLSLRSDQPPLQDRRLRLALAHSLDRRTISERVSLGVRPPLRQLVPPGLPGSDPAAWPAYDPARARSLFRQAGYCEGKPLNLPLTFRSDIPSDRLFALTWQAQVRRDLGDCLQLEVSGMESTTAYDQLGKGTLPLFFYDWSGDYPDAENFLVPLLGCEKAEGDRCLKGNAALSGSFWSAPGLEQLLIRSSSLEGPEREGLLRQIQRRTAAASPYLPVWLMAPVAWARPSLAPPRFDGAGWLVLADLHSQSHSGGSRR